The uncultured Pseudodesulfovibrio sp. nucleotide sequence GCCATGAACATCGGCAAGATACAGCGGCAGCATGGTATATGGGCCGATCGACGCTCCCACGGCAAGGCACATGCAGAGGGAAAGCACCCAGAAGACCGGGCGCTTGACGATCTGTACCACTACCAATGGTCCCGGCACCATACCGGGCAACTCTCCCCCGCGTCCACGGGCAAGAAAAAGCAGGCCGAGAATGATCTGCACACCGCCGATCAACCAGAGCGTTGCCTGCCACTCGAACGCGAGCAGCACGGCCTCGGCAAAAAGAGGCGCAACCACGAACGCCGTATTCGGAGCCAGTTCATGCACGGCCATGGCCGTTCCCCAGTCCTGCTTGCGGACAAGCGAAGTCACCGTGGCGATCCCGGAAGGCAGATACACGCCGACTGCGGTGCCCAGCACCAAAAGCGAACAGGCCAGAGTTGCATAGCTCCCCACAAAGGGCACCGCCATGACGGACGTTCCCACCAGAAGAGCGGACAACCCCACAGTCCGGCGATGATTCAGGGAACGGGAGATGAAGCCGTTCAACAGCAATCCCGTGGCATTGCCCACGGCCAGCATGAGAAACAGGTTCCGGCCCCGGCAAACGAAAAACCGAGCTCCGCCTGCATGAGCGGCATGATCGGCGCAAACACCATGCGAGACATGAAATTACAGAAAAAAATGGATACCACGAACAGGACGGCAGGCAATGCCGCCCGAAATGGCAGGTCGTTTCTTTGCGTGTCCGGCATACTCTCCCCGGTATTGAACTAAGCCGGACACCCCGCAACAGCAAGAAAAAATAACCTATTCACGGCACATTTCTAATAGCCCAGACTTGACCCATCTACGCGAAGCCGATACGTATTTACATTACCGAGGGCGTGTTTTCACACCTCGCTGAACACAGAATCCATATGCACCTTTCCCTGTCCAAGGTGCCCACTGTTACTCTGGTGTTTTTTAGATCACGATCATGAGTTCAAGGAGAATAAGCATGGATGTTGAATTGGCAAAACCCTTTATCAAAGCAGCCGTTGACGTGCTGTCCACCATGGCTTTCATCAAGCCTCAGGTAGGCAAGCCGTACGTCAAGAAGAACAGTGTAGCCGCGGGAGATGTCTCCGGCGTTGTCGGCATAACCGGCGAAAAAAACGGCAGCGTATCCCTTTCATTCTCCAAAGGCTGTGCAGTCGCCATTGTCAAGAACATGCTGGGTGACGAAATCGACGACATCATGCAGGACGTCAAAGACGCCGTGGGCGAATTGACAAACATGATCTCAGGTCAAGCCCGAGCCGGTCTGGCCGAAAAAGGCCTGATCTTTCAGGGTGCGACGCCTTCCGTTGTCATGGGAGACGGGCACACTATTTCCCATATGGCCAAATCGCCGATCATGGCCATCCCCTTCTCGACACCTGACGGAGACTTCACCATCGAATTCTGCTTTGACTAGGCTATCGGCGCACCGCAACTGTGGAGAAAAAAATGGCGACACTTGATGACTTCCGGAACAAGGAATTCCTTGACCAGATTACCATACTGAACGAAATCTCCGGCAACAAAGACCCCGATGCTCTCGCAGGTCTGGTGGAACTGCTCAAGAACCCCATAGGCGACACATCAATCGACTACATGGTGGTCAACGCACTCAATGCCGTGCTGTCCAGCAATGAAGACAAAGTCGTTGCCGGATTGACCGACAGTCACGACGGCTACCGCATCCTGTGCATCCGGGTAGCGGGTGAACACGGTTTCAAAAACGCAGCAGCCCCGCTGTCTGACATCGCGCTGACCGAAACCGACCCTGACCGGCTCATGGAAATACTCATTTCCCTGGCACGCATTGCCGACCCGGCGGCCATGGTCGTATTCCGCAAATACCTCGAACACGACGACCCGTTCATCAAGTCGTCCTGCATCGAGGCTCTGGGCAAACTCGCTGACGTTGAATCCATCGACTATTTCAAGAAACTTATTGAGGAAAGTGAAGCCCCGGACCGCTATGAGGTCTGTGACATCACTACATGGAAAGCCGTTGAAGCGCTTTCCTCGTTCGACAGCGGTGAAACCGTCGCATTTCTGGTGGAAAAGCTTCACCACAAGAACCCCACGGTCCGCCGCATCATCACGGACGCGCTCATTTCCATCGGCTCCCCATGCATTCCCATGCTGCTCGAAGCCTTTGAAAAGGGCGACATAGACAACCGTATCCTGACTGCCAACGTGCTCGGTTTTCTGCAGGACCGCTCCGGTGCCGACGGACTCGTCGCCGCCTTTGACAAGGGGCTGGCCGAAGAAGCCAACGTTCGCTACGCCGTCTATGAAGCCCTTGGCCGCATAGGCACCATGAAGGGTATCATCTGCCTGGTCGACGGGCTTTCCGAAACAGACGAACTCACGCTCATGGCTGTCATCGGCGGTCTGGAGAAGCACGTCAATCCCGGCATGATCTCGACCCTGACCGACAAGCTCATTCAGGCCGACGAACAGAGCGACCGCCTTGCCAAGGCGATCACCTCTTCCCGCGCCACCAAGATATTCGACGCGCTTTACGAAACAGCCGGAGCAGGCGATGCCCTCATCGAGTCTCTGGCCCAGTCCAGAGACCCGGAAATCATCGAGGACTTCCGCGCCCTGCTGACCGAAATCGGCGGAAGCCGAGCCGAAGAAGACATGGCAAAACTGCCGCAGCTCTCTTCCGCATCCCGCAAGGCTCTGGCAGCGGACGACTCCCGTTCCATGTGCGCCATGCACCGCGCCATACTGACGGACCTCGAATTCGAACCCTTCATGGCGACCAATGGCGAAGAGGCGTTCGATTTCATCGAGCAGGGTGAAGATTTCGACATCATCATCACCGACATGAACATGCCCGTCATGGACGGCATGGAACTGGTGGGCAAGGTTCGCAACACCCCCGGTTTCGAGGACACTCCCATCATTATGGTGACGACCGAATCAGAAGCCTCACAGCAGAACATGGCGGAAAAAGTGGGTGTGACCGCTTTTATCACCAAACCGTTCAAACCCGACGATCTCAAGGCCAAGATAACCGAACTGATCGGCTAAAGACTGTCTGCTGAAACTGAATTGAAAAGGCCCGAAGGATGAACCTTCGGGCCTTTTTCGTTAAATGAATACAGGCTGGGAACGATTCACCAGCAACGCCGTTTCCTCTCTTTACCGCACATTGCCTCGCAGGAAACCGACGACCATCTCTGCGACCTCCCGTGAACACAGCATCCACACATGCCCCATGGGGGAACAGACCTGTTCGCGCCACCCGTCTCTGGCGGGTTGCAGCATGGGAAGCGGAAACACGAAATCATCGATGAGCGAATAAATGGCAAGCCTCGGACAATCCGGGTCCGGCATGTCCTCCACGGCCTGCGGAATAGCCCGCCCCGGAATAAGCTCACGCGCCATCCTGTTGCCCCCGAACCGGGCCAGAGTCGCCCCGTGATGCGGCGTGCCGAGCGTCACCAGACCGCCGATGCGATGACGATACCGGCCATACCCTGCCACACGGCGGCAGACCATCCCGCCGAGACTGTGCCCGATCAGAATGATCTTTTCATGCGGATATTCGGCCACCAGTTCATCAAGCTTTGCGGAAAGCCCAGTGGCCGCGTTGGTAAAATCCTTGGTAAAGCTGTTGTATTGATATGTGTGCAGATTGAAAAAACCGGCCTTTGCAAGACGGCGTTTCATGATCACCCATGCCGAGGCATTGTGATACAGGCCGTGAACCATGACCACAGGAGGCCCGCTCTCCCTGACACCCTTCTTCCGGAAAAGATGTGCAATGAAAAGAGGGATAAGCATCATTTCAGCCCACATGGCCGTCACAAAGGAACGAAAAGTCGGATACAACAGCCCGCCGCACTGTCTGCGAATCCACGGCAGATGCCCGGACCGAAACGTCGCGACAAAAAAAACGACATACCGGGACAGTATCCAGACGGATAAAACAAGAAGAATATAGAATAAGATTGCAAGCATGCGGCATGGTACCGTGATCGGGCAAAGTGTCAACCCACGCATAAATCGCCACATCCTTGCCTCTCCGTCACGCTCCATGTACTGTCCGGCCACGAAAGGAGATCACCCGTGAGCAATACCACTCTTTGCCTTGATATCGGCAGCGGCACGCAGGATGTGCTGCTCTATTCACCGGATATGGAAATCGAGAACTGCCCCAAGTTCGTGCTTCCTTCTCCAGCGATTCAGATAGGCAGGCGCATTGAGGCGGCACGGTTGCGCGGTGAAAACATCTGGCTCCACGGTCGCAACATGGGAGGCGGTGTCACCCGGTTCATCCGCGCACATCAGAAAGCCGGACTGACCGTGACGTCAAGCAGGAGCGCGGCCTACACCATGGCCGATGATCTCAGCCGCGTAACGGAATCCGGCATCGAACTGACCGACAACTGTCCGGACGGTTTCACTCCCATCCGGCTCACGGATTTCAACGAAGAATGGTGGCGCAATTTCCTTGCCGCAGCAGAACTTCCATGGCCTGACAAAATAACGGCCTGCGCGCAGGATCACGGCTTCCACCCCGGCCAGTCAAATCGCATGGGCCGATTCAAGCTCTGGGAGTCCTTTCTGAATGAAGGAAACGGACGCCCGGAAACCCTCGTCTACGAAACCGCACCCGCCATGCTCACACGGCTCGCCGATCTACAAGACGACATCGCAGGCGGTCCGGTTTCCGACACGGGCGCAGCCGCCGTACTCGGGGCTTTGTTCGTGGACGAAATCGAACAGCAGAGCCGTGAGACCGGAATCACGCTGGTCAACATCGGCAACTCGCACCTCATCGCGTTTCTCTTGTTCAACGGTCGTATACACGGCGTCTACGAACAGCACACAGGCTGTGTGGACGGCGAAAAACTCTGGGATGATCTGGAAAAATTCCGATGCGGCTGCCTGTCATTCGAACAGGTCTTTGACGAAAAAGGGCACGGCTGCCTGACCCTTGACCTGCCTGCAAAAGCAAATGGTTTCAAGCCGACCCATGTCCTCGGGCCTCGCCGGGGCATGCTCGACGGCTATGACGTCACCTTCCCGGCTCCGGGCGGGGACATGATGCTCGCAGGGTGCTTCGGACTCATCAAGGGACTCAGCCTGCAACGCTAGCCCTTCCCGTTCCGTCCAAGGCGAACTGGCCCATTTCCAGTTAGAAATATCGCTCGTTCTCTATGCAGCACGTCAAACGCATGCTAAACTTCCAGTCAGTCTGCCCACTGCATACAAGGAGAGCCCCATGCATAGAAAATTGAAATCACTGTGTTTTACCTTATTCCTGATTCTGACCGCCACAACGGCTAATGCGGGACTGAGTGACGCCCTCGGACAGGTAGGCACTCAATACGCCGACGACGCCGCCACTTCCGCAGGACTTCCCTACACGCCAAGTGAGGCCATTCAAGGCATCAAGGATATCCTTTCCCTTGAATTCGGTTCTGCCATGACCTCTCTCGGACAAACCGGCGGCTTCAGCCAGAACCCGGCGGTAGCTCTTCCGCTCCCGGACAGCCTCAAAGGGTTGAGCAACACTTCCGGCCTGCTCGGCTCCCTCAACAGCGCGGCGGAAAAGACCGTCCCTTCGACAGACAGTATTTTCATGAATGCCATTCAGCAGCTTTCCATCACCAACGCATCTTCCCTGCTCGATGGGGGCGAGGACGCCATTACCCGTTTCTTTGAATCCAGTTCACGCGGTGCCATCAGAACACTCATGATGCCTATAGTATCCAAATCCGTTGAAGCAGCCGGGGTCGACAAATACCTGTCCGCCATGATGACGGCATCCTCCGTGGCAGAACCGGAGTTTGATCCGACCGCATACGTCACCGACCGCACTCTGGACGGTATTTTTCACGTCATGGCAGCAAAGGAAAAGGAACTCCGTGCGACCAGCGGTGCCGGGACAACCGATCTCATCCAAAAATTATTCTAAGGAGATATCATGAATAAAGCGGTTAAATTCGGACTTATAGGCATAGGAGCGGCCATCGCTCTTTTTGTCGT carries:
- a CDS encoding chemotaxis protein CheX — encoded protein: MDVELAKPFIKAAVDVLSTMAFIKPQVGKPYVKKNSVAAGDVSGVVGITGEKNGSVSLSFSKGCAVAIVKNMLGDEIDDIMQDVKDAVGELTNMISGQARAGLAEKGLIFQGATPSVVMGDGHTISHMAKSPIMAIPFSTPDGDFTIEFCFD
- a CDS encoding MFS transporter; protein product: MLAVGNATGLLLNGFISRSLNHRRTVGLSALLVGTSVMAVPFVGSYATLACSLLVLGTAVGVYLPSGIATVTSLVRKQDWGTAMAVHELAPNTAFVVAPLFAEAVLLAFEWQATLWLIGGVQIILGLLFLARGRGGELPGMVPGPLVVVQIVKRPVFWVLSLCMCLAVGASIGPYTMLPLYLADVHGYTREQANQLLSISRIMAVFGPFFAGWVTDRWGARAAVIMYLVLNGSALVVLGLTSGTALVAMVVLQPVFSVFIFAPGFTMLSLVLPPEHRSVAVALIGPLNAIVGLGIAPAFLGHMGDAGLFHVGFFIQGVLLLALLPLMPRLPGGRVGHDG
- a CDS encoding DUF4197 domain-containing protein; this encodes MHRKLKSLCFTLFLILTATTANAGLSDALGQVGTQYADDAATSAGLPYTPSEAIQGIKDILSLEFGSAMTSLGQTGGFSQNPAVALPLPDSLKGLSNTSGLLGSLNSAAEKTVPSTDSIFMNAIQQLSITNASSLLDGGEDAITRFFESSSRGAIRTLMMPIVSKSVEAAGVDKYLSAMMTASSVAEPEFDPTAYVTDRTLDGIFHVMAAKEKELRATSGAGTTDLIQKLF
- a CDS encoding DUF1786 domain-containing protein; this encodes MSNTTLCLDIGSGTQDVLLYSPDMEIENCPKFVLPSPAIQIGRRIEAARLRGENIWLHGRNMGGGVTRFIRAHQKAGLTVTSSRSAAYTMADDLSRVTESGIELTDNCPDGFTPIRLTDFNEEWWRNFLAAAELPWPDKITACAQDHGFHPGQSNRMGRFKLWESFLNEGNGRPETLVYETAPAMLTRLADLQDDIAGGPVSDTGAAAVLGALFVDEIEQQSRETGITLVNIGNSHLIAFLLFNGRIHGVYEQHTGCVDGEKLWDDLEKFRCGCLSFEQVFDEKGHGCLTLDLPAKANGFKPTHVLGPRRGMLDGYDVTFPAPGGDMMLAGCFGLIKGLSLQR
- a CDS encoding HEAT repeat domain-containing protein, whose product is MATLDDFRNKEFLDQITILNEISGNKDPDALAGLVELLKNPIGDTSIDYMVVNALNAVLSSNEDKVVAGLTDSHDGYRILCIRVAGEHGFKNAAAPLSDIALTETDPDRLMEILISLARIADPAAMVVFRKYLEHDDPFIKSSCIEALGKLADVESIDYFKKLIEESEAPDRYEVCDITTWKAVEALSSFDSGETVAFLVEKLHHKNPTVRRIITDALISIGSPCIPMLLEAFEKGDIDNRILTANVLGFLQDRSGADGLVAAFDKGLAEEANVRYAVYEALGRIGTMKGIICLVDGLSETDELTLMAVIGGLEKHVNPGMISTLTDKLIQADEQSDRLAKAITSSRATKIFDALYETAGAGDALIESLAQSRDPEIIEDFRALLTEIGGSRAEEDMAKLPQLSSASRKALAADDSRSMCAMHRAILTDLEFEPFMATNGEEAFDFIEQGEDFDIIITDMNMPVMDGMELVGKVRNTPGFEDTPIIMVTTESEASQQNMAEKVGVTAFITKPFKPDDLKAKITELIG
- a CDS encoding alpha/beta fold hydrolase, with translation MLAILFYILLVLSVWILSRYVVFFVATFRSGHLPWIRRQCGGLLYPTFRSFVTAMWAEMMLIPLFIAHLFRKKGVRESGPPVVMVHGLYHNASAWVIMKRRLAKAGFFNLHTYQYNSFTKDFTNAATGLSAKLDELVAEYPHEKIILIGHSLGGMVCRRVAGYGRYRHRIGGLVTLGTPHHGATLARFGGNRMARELIPGRAIPQAVEDMPDPDCPRLAIYSLIDDFVFPLPMLQPARDGWREQVCSPMGHVWMLCSREVAEMVVGFLRGNVR